One Methanolobus sp. WCC4 DNA segment encodes these proteins:
- the pylD gene encoding 3-methylornithyl-N6-L-lysine dehydrogenase PylD has product MALLTPEDLENLSMQLEENDEIARRVTGLDIRGICEALYGTEPGSEKVGIIPITAGNGVISNFTSSLLYIVEYFGFEGFITEHPDVTGYYEAVSQGADIIMMADDHIFTAHNLRNEKIVSNHIATGVIYADIASRFQEATSKDILVIGLGRVGYAGACHLVNKGFNVYACDPNKEFLQKAVDELGIRPYCSDDRKKFSMVFEATPNANTISEGMIEERCLVSTPGIPCGLPPEVGKKYHVDLVMEPLVIGVASMLYSVLQN; this is encoded by the coding sequence ATGGCACTTTTAACACCGGAAGACCTTGAGAACCTTTCAATGCAGCTTGAGGAGAACGACGAGATAGCAAGGAGGGTCACAGGTCTTGACATAAGAGGGATATGCGAGGCACTTTATGGAACGGAACCTGGTTCTGAGAAAGTTGGCATCATCCCGATAACCGCTGGTAATGGCGTTATCAGCAATTTTACGTCATCCCTCCTGTACATAGTCGAATACTTCGGTTTTGAAGGGTTCATAACCGAGCACCCGGATGTCACAGGGTACTATGAAGCCGTTTCTCAGGGTGCTGATATCATAATGATGGCTGACGACCACATCTTCACAGCTCATAACCTGAGGAATGAGAAGATCGTGAGCAACCACATTGCTACAGGCGTGATATACGCAGATATAGCTTCAAGGTTCCAGGAAGCCACATCGAAGGATATACTTGTCATAGGACTTGGCCGGGTCGGTTATGCCGGAGCATGTCACCTGGTGAACAAGGGATTCAATGTCTATGCATGTGACCCTAACAAGGAATTCCTCCAGAAGGCCGTGGATGAGCTTGGCATCAGGCCATATTGCAGTGATGACAGGAAGAAGTTCTCAATGGTATTCGAGGCAACACCCAATGCCAATACCATATCCGAGGGTATGATCGAGGAGAGATGCCTTGTATCGACCCCGGGAATCCCCTGCGGACTGCCACCTGAGGTCGGGAAGAAGTATCATGTGGACCTTGTGATGGAGCCTCTTGTTATCGGAGTGGCTTCAATGCTGTATTCTGTGCTGCAGAATTGA
- the pylB gene encoding methylornithine synthase PylB, with product MIKNTDRWDLDTVAQDIIRGHKLTDDDLRELLSLTEEEDIEKLHYVARKVRDHFFSNRVFLYSFVYFSTHCRNNCAFCYYNRCNDIERYRLDMDEIRSIARAVKNENIHMVDLTMGEDPYFHNDPERFVDVVRAVKEETGLPIMISPGVMDDETLTRLHENGANFLALYQETHDKDLYQKLRVGQSFNERNHAREFAKNIGYCVEDGILTGVGNDIASTIKSLRGMEKGQPDMVRVMTFVPQEGTPLEKVDQESSLSELKIISVLRLMFPDRLIPASLDLEGIDGMVHRLNAGANVVTSIISSDSSLEGVVNYDRELEERDRDSRSVIKRLRTMGMEPASQAEFNRIIEKQPVKPVRIPVAAL from the coding sequence ATGATAAAGAACACAGATCGCTGGGACCTCGATACCGTTGCTCAGGACATAATAAGAGGACATAAGCTCACAGACGATGACCTGAGGGAACTCCTTTCCCTGACAGAGGAAGAGGACATAGAGAAACTGCACTATGTTGCAAGGAAAGTGAGGGACCACTTCTTCAGCAACCGGGTCTTCCTCTACAGTTTCGTTTACTTTTCCACACACTGCAGGAACAACTGCGCCTTCTGTTACTACAACAGGTGCAACGATATAGAGCGCTACCGTCTGGACATGGACGAGATACGCAGCATAGCAAGAGCGGTGAAGAATGAGAACATCCACATGGTAGACCTTACCATGGGAGAGGACCCCTATTTCCACAATGATCCTGAGAGATTCGTTGATGTTGTAAGGGCGGTGAAGGAAGAGACAGGACTCCCGATCATGATATCTCCAGGTGTCATGGATGACGAAACCCTTACCAGACTCCATGAGAACGGGGCGAATTTCCTTGCTCTCTATCAGGAAACACACGATAAGGACCTCTACCAGAAACTGAGGGTGGGACAATCCTTTAATGAAAGGAACCACGCCCGTGAATTCGCAAAGAACATAGGCTACTGTGTTGAGGACGGTATACTGACAGGTGTCGGAAACGATATCGCATCTACCATAAAGTCACTCAGGGGAATGGAAAAAGGACAGCCTGATATGGTACGTGTCATGACCTTCGTTCCACAGGAAGGAACCCCCCTTGAGAAAGTGGACCAGGAATCCAGTCTCTCAGAGCTGAAGATAATCTCAGTTCTCAGACTGATGTTCCCTGACAGGCTCATACCGGCATCCCTTGACCTTGAAGGTATCGATGGTATGGTACACCGCCTGAATGCCGGTGCAAATGTGGTAACTTCCATAATATCCTCAGATTCATCACTTGAAGGCGTCGTCAATTATGACAGGGAACTCGAGGAAAGGGACAGGGACTCCAGAAGTGTGATCAAACGCCTGAGGACCATGGGCATGGAACCTGCAAGCCAGGCCGAGTTCAACAGGATCATTGAGAAGCAGCCTGTAAAGCCCGTAAGGATACCGGTGGCAGCACTATGA
- a CDS encoding ORC1-type DNA replication protein: protein MESKSLDGLFQELLENEPIFKNKEVLRHSYTPDSLVHRDDQINGLASILVSALRGDTPSNILIYGKTGTGKTAVTRHVGIELERKGESLGLSCKVVYLNCEVIDTQYRLLANLTRQFGEDVPMTGWPTDQVFFKFKETIDNERQVVIIILDEIDKLIKKGDDVLYNLSRINTDLKNAKVSMIGVSNDLKFTEFLDPRVKSSLGEEEIIFPPYDADQISDILHERADIAYKPEALDEMVIPLCAAFAAQEHGDARRALDLLRVAGEIAERENLPRVEEQHVKGAQEKIEVDRVVEVVRTLPTQSKLALYSVMLLRNNGYKNVTTGEVYNVYRQLCLQVDMDILTQRRVTDLMSELDMLGIVNAVVVSKGRYGRTKEIALSVPIESTKKVLFEDYRLKPLEFFKPVLTTQLHL from the coding sequence ATGGAAAGTAAATCATTAGATGGGTTATTCCAGGAACTTCTGGAAAATGAACCTATTTTTAAAAATAAAGAGGTTTTAAGGCATTCATATACTCCTGATTCTCTTGTACACCGTGACGATCAGATAAATGGTCTGGCGTCAATTCTTGTTTCAGCTCTCAGGGGAGATACACCTTCTAATATACTTATCTACGGAAAGACCGGGACAGGTAAGACCGCTGTAACAAGGCACGTCGGTATCGAACTTGAAAGAAAAGGAGAATCACTTGGTCTTTCCTGTAAGGTCGTTTACCTGAACTGTGAGGTTATCGACACCCAGTACAGACTTCTTGCAAACCTGACACGTCAGTTCGGTGAAGATGTCCCGATGACGGGTTGGCCGACCGACCAGGTCTTCTTCAAGTTCAAGGAGACGATCGATAATGAAAGACAGGTTGTCATTATAATTCTCGATGAGATCGATAAGCTCATTAAAAAAGGTGATGACGTACTTTACAATCTTTCAAGGATCAACACGGACCTCAAGAATGCAAAGGTCAGTATGATCGGCGTTTCCAATGACCTGAAATTCACGGAGTTCCTGGATCCGAGGGTAAAGAGTTCACTTGGTGAAGAAGAGATAATCTTCCCGCCCTATGATGCTGACCAGATAAGTGATATCCTTCATGAAAGGGCTGACATCGCCTACAAGCCTGAAGCCCTTGATGAAATGGTCATTCCACTCTGTGCTGCATTCGCTGCTCAGGAACATGGTGATGCAAGGCGCGCACTTGACCTCCTCAGAGTTGCAGGTGAGATCGCTGAGAGAGAGAACCTTCCACGTGTCGAAGAACAGCATGTTAAAGGCGCTCAGGAAAAGATCGAGGTCGACCGTGTTGTTGAGGTTGTACGCACACTTCCGACCCAGTCAAAACTTGCTCTTTACAGCGTAATGCTCCTGCGCAATAATGGTTACAAGAACGTCACAACAGGTGAGGTATACAACGTGTACCGCCAGTTATGCCTGCAGGTGGACATGGACATCCTTACTCAGCGCAGGGTCACTGACCTTATGTCCGAACTCGATATGCTCGGCATCGTGAATGCCGTCGTGGTGAGTAAGGGAAGATACGGCAGGACCAAGGAGATCGCTCTGAGCGTTCCTATAGAAAGTACCAAGAAGGTGTTGTTCGAGGATTACAGGCTCAAACCACTTGAGTTCTTCAAGCCTGTCCTGACAACCCAGTTACATCTTTGA
- a CDS encoding methylamine methyltransferase corrinoid protein reductive activase, with protein sequence MYVISLDLGTSGFRSQLIDLDKNETVKTVITMGHPLPGGNVMDHLDFAIVTGVDVAHRLLIETVKEILEKFDVQPEKVQRIAVCGNPIQLSLFQNMEIRDLAYAGENKQLALGVKDVKRDARIFPANELFGDIYPMDNCEIVIPPAIKHEIGADALAMMLETDFIHQTEPCLVTDYGTNAEMALKIGERIITASAAAGPAIEGQGIACGMLAGPGAISDINVEKGHWRLTVLDSTMNPGKGPLVDPVSGETIEEGEVIPKGITGTGVISTMALAIKEGLIEKLPNLPNGKLILGDSIIITDKDVEEVGKAIGAIRAAHMTLMVESGLKYEDLRYSYMSGATGTYVDANKARHIGSVPGFSKGIIQFGNTSIGLARKLAIDVSKLDEVIEVAKRIHADHLMMATSETFKDIYVCELSTWQQGMPAEMYAQMLEMYGIPVFPEDLEEVEIERRVSRDIDDVGYLGLDIVKDIGIRLEAPVEKCTLCHQCEKECPEDALEIIETEGKRIVNIDSQHCLGSSCKRCVTICPVQTMNHSLLKIKEV encoded by the coding sequence ATGTATGTGATCTCCCTGGACCTTGGAACGAGCGGTTTCAGGTCACAGTTAATAGACCTGGATAAGAACGAGACCGTTAAGACCGTTATCACAATGGGACATCCTCTTCCAGGTGGTAACGTAATGGACCATCTGGATTTTGCTATTGTTACCGGCGTGGATGTTGCCCACAGACTGCTGATCGAAACAGTGAAGGAGATACTGGAAAAATTCGATGTGCAGCCTGAGAAGGTACAGCGCATAGCAGTATGCGGGAATCCCATACAACTCTCACTTTTCCAGAACATGGAGATCAGGGACCTCGCGTATGCAGGCGAGAATAAACAGTTAGCTCTTGGTGTTAAGGATGTGAAGAGAGATGCAAGGATATTCCCTGCCAACGAACTCTTCGGGGATATCTACCCCATGGACAACTGCGAGATAGTCATTCCACCAGCGATCAAGCACGAGATAGGTGCCGATGCACTTGCCATGATGCTGGAAACGGATTTCATCCACCAGACAGAACCCTGTCTTGTAACTGATTACGGCACCAATGCCGAGATGGCACTGAAGATCGGTGAGAGGATAATAACAGCAAGCGCTGCAGCAGGTCCTGCCATAGAGGGACAGGGAATAGCATGCGGAATGCTTGCAGGTCCGGGGGCTATCAGTGATATCAACGTTGAGAAAGGCCACTGGAGACTCACTGTCCTTGACAGCACAATGAATCCCGGAAAGGGACCTCTTGTAGACCCCGTCAGCGGCGAGACGATCGAGGAAGGAGAAGTCATCCCAAAGGGGATCACAGGTACAGGGGTCATTTCCACAATGGCACTGGCGATCAAGGAAGGACTTATCGAGAAACTTCCGAATCTTCCCAATGGAAAACTGATACTTGGGGATAGTATAATTATCACGGATAAGGATGTGGAGGAGGTCGGCAAGGCCATCGGTGCCATCCGCGCCGCTCACATGACACTCATGGTGGAATCCGGCCTGAAGTATGAGGACCTCAGGTACTCATACATGTCAGGGGCCACAGGCACCTATGTGGATGCAAACAAGGCACGCCATATTGGTTCTGTTCCCGGTTTCTCCAAGGGAATAATCCAGTTCGGCAATACTTCCATAGGACTTGCAAGGAAGCTTGCCATTGATGTGTCAAAACTGGATGAGGTCATCGAGGTTGCAAAAAGGATACATGCAGACCACCTGATGATGGCCACCAGCGAGACTTTCAAGGATATCTATGTCTGCGAACTGTCCACCTGGCAACAGGGAATGCCTGCTGAGATGTACGCCCAGATGCTGGAAATGTACGGTATCCCTGTATTCCCGGAAGACCTCGAAGAGGTTGAGATCGAAAGGAGGGTCTCCAGGGATATCGATGATGTGGGATACCTTGGTCTTGATATTGTGAAGGATATCGGTATCAGGCTTGAGGCTCCGGTGGAAAAGTGTACGCTCTGTCACCAGTGCGAGAAGGAATGCCCTGAGGATGCACTGGAGATAATTGAAACTGAGGGAAAGAGGATTGTCAATATCGACAGTCAGCACTGCCTTGGTAGCAGCTGCAAACGTTGTGTGACGATCTGTCCGGTGCAGACGATGAACCATTCACTGCTGAAGATAAAAGAAGTATAA
- a CDS encoding CBS domain-containing protein, with the protein MSSSIKIGSIMGIPIKLHITFLLILPVFALVFATNPQPFGFADIGSTTESYALSLLTTILLFGCILLHELGHSYIAKSYGVEIRDITLLLFGGVSSMEEIPREPSQEFKMAFAGPLVSFIIGFALLGANIVAVTVMPAYQGTSIYLMVGILASINIILALFNLIPAFPMDGGRLLRSWYAKRMSYVKATHYAATVGKMFAFIMGIIGLLSNAWLILIAFFVYIGASEEDKSTTVTVSLEKFRISDVMTKDVISVEPEMTLEELSHFMFENKHLGYPVMKGNSLKGIVTFTDIRNILPHERYATLVSDVMKKDIISVSSDANAAEAFKTMTMNNIGRVLVVDGDNVAGILSRTDLMRLLMLSSE; encoded by the coding sequence ATGAGCAGCTCAATAAAGATCGGAAGCATAATGGGGATCCCTATAAAACTACATATCACTTTTCTGCTTATACTTCCCGTTTTTGCTCTTGTTTTTGCAACGAATCCGCAACCATTCGGTTTTGCGGATATTGGCTCAACAACGGAGAGCTATGCGCTTTCCCTCCTGACAACCATATTATTGTTCGGGTGCATCCTTCTTCATGAGCTGGGGCATTCATACATAGCCAAAAGCTATGGTGTTGAGATAAGGGACATAACCCTGTTGCTTTTTGGCGGCGTATCATCCATGGAGGAGATCCCAAGGGAACCTTCACAGGAATTCAAGATGGCCTTTGCAGGTCCGCTTGTCAGTTTTATCATTGGTTTCGCTCTTCTGGGTGCCAATATCGTTGCGGTGACAGTGATGCCGGCATACCAGGGTACTTCCATCTACCTGATGGTTGGCATCCTGGCCTCTATCAATATAATACTGGCACTCTTCAATCTTATACCTGCATTCCCCATGGACGGTGGAAGGCTCCTTCGTTCCTGGTACGCAAAGAGAATGAGCTATGTCAAGGCAACCCACTATGCAGCGACGGTGGGTAAGATGTTCGCATTCATCATGGGTATAATCGGTCTGCTTTCGAACGCATGGTTGATATTGATAGCCTTTTTCGTTTACATCGGTGCCTCTGAGGAGGACAAGTCAACGACTGTCACCGTAAGTCTTGAGAAGTTCAGGATATCGGATGTGATGACAAAGGATGTTATCTCTGTAGAACCTGAGATGACCTTAGAGGAGCTCTCACATTTCATGTTCGAGAACAAACATCTTGGCTATCCTGTTATGAAGGGCAATTCTTTAAAAGGGATCGTGACCTTTACAGACATACGAAATATTCTTCCGCATGAGCGATATGCTACCCTTGTTTCCGATGTAATGAAAAAGGATATCATTTCAGTGTCTTCAGATGCTAATGCGGCAGAGGCTTTCAAAACAATGACCATGAACAACATAGGACGTGTTCTGGTAGTGGATGGTGACAATGTTGCAGGTATTCTCTCCAGAACGGACCTCATGCGTTTGTTGATGCTGTCAAGCGAGTAG
- the pylC gene encoding 3-methylornithine--L-lysine ligase PylC: protein MTSICIIGGKLQGFEVTYLAHKAGMDVVLVDRREKPLIRNVVDSFHCFDVVREPERLRELSENVDAIIPVNENLETIEFLREIKDELACPVLFDFDAYHTSMDKKRSKDYFNSIDIPTPADKPTSPPYFVKPPCESSSIGTSIIYDDTGLEGLDPSMLIEEYVEGDVISLEVIGDGSHFAVLKETKIHIDDTYDCHMVTPIDNYPEFRKISYELARNMNLCGIMDVEAIDSPKGLKVLEIDARFPSQTPTAVYHSTGVNLVELLMQAFSGEVQETDIIPETNYCIYEHLLLENDMLKPVGEHVLSQGDEYVQFHASEGLEIFESRGENRNSVFTLISYGTDREGTEKIRQNGMEMITGHFSNEQEE from the coding sequence ATGACATCGATATGCATTATCGGTGGCAAACTACAGGGTTTTGAGGTAACTTATCTTGCACACAAGGCAGGTATGGATGTCGTACTTGTGGACCGCAGGGAGAAGCCTCTGATACGTAATGTTGTTGACAGTTTCCACTGTTTCGACGTCGTCAGGGAACCTGAAAGACTGAGGGAACTCTCAGAGAATGTGGATGCCATCATCCCTGTGAACGAGAACCTTGAGACCATAGAGTTTCTCAGGGAAATAAAGGACGAGCTTGCATGTCCTGTGCTCTTTGATTTCGATGCCTATCATACCAGTATGGACAAGAAGCGTTCCAAGGACTACTTCAATTCCATAGACATCCCAACACCTGCAGATAAGCCAACCAGCCCGCCCTATTTCGTGAAACCACCATGTGAGAGCAGCAGTATCGGGACCTCTATAATATATGATGATACCGGGTTGGAAGGACTCGACCCTTCAATGCTCATCGAGGAATACGTAGAGGGCGATGTGATCTCCCTTGAGGTTATCGGGGATGGCAGTCACTTTGCGGTTTTAAAGGAAACGAAGATACACATCGATGACACCTACGACTGCCATATGGTAACACCCATCGATAACTATCCTGAGTTCAGGAAGATCAGTTATGAGCTTGCCAGGAACATGAACCTTTGCGGGATAATGGATGTAGAGGCGATAGACAGCCCGAAGGGACTGAAGGTTCTCGAGATCGATGCAAGGTTCCCGAGCCAGACACCCACAGCCGTGTATCACTCAACAGGGGTCAATCTTGTGGAGTTGTTAATGCAGGCATTCTCAGGAGAGGTTCAGGAAACGGACATCATCCCCGAGACGAATTATTGCATCTACGAACATCTGCTACTTGAAAATGATATGCTGAAACCTGTTGGAGAGCACGTGCTCTCGCAGGGAGATGAATACGTACAATTCCACGCTTCTGAAGGACTCGAGATATTCGAATCAAGAGGGGAGAACAGGAACAGTGTCTTTACCCTCATAAGCTACGGAACTGACAGAGAAGGGACTGAAAAGATAAGACAGAATGGAATGGAAATGATCACCGGTCATTTCAGTAATGAACAGGAGGAATAA
- the mfnA gene encoding tyrosine decarboxylase MfnA, translated as MNEKGLEREEIISVLNKSKSEDLKYNRVLSSMCTYPHEIAIHAHMQFMESNMGDFGLFRGTYDLEVSVLRSLGELLHHPEVSGYMTTGGTESNIQAIRSMRNIFQRKDKCHKPNLVVPDSAHFSFDKVSDILDIELRKATLDKDLKVSIDSVRSLIDDNTIGMVAIAGSTEFGQVDQIDILSDIALENNIFLHVDAAFGGYVLPFLEEQHDFDFKLPGVTSIAIDPHKMGLSTIPAGVLLFRDPGQLESLRADTPYLTVSTQYTLTGTRSGAAVAATYAVMNFLGKEGYRKIVADCMEATYYLLDRLAEIGIYPLIEPVMNVVALDIPKADLIRSTLAKDFNWQVSITQNPHGLRLVIMPHVTIEMIDSFVQDLRTVLETI; from the coding sequence ATGAATGAAAAAGGTCTGGAAAGAGAGGAAATAATCTCTGTTCTTAATAAATCAAAATCAGAGGATCTGAAGTACAACAGGGTTCTTAGTTCTATGTGTACTTATCCCCATGAGATAGCTATTCATGCACATATGCAGTTCATGGAATCCAATATGGGTGATTTTGGTCTTTTCAGAGGTACATATGACCTTGAAGTATCAGTCCTGAGATCTCTGGGAGAACTTCTTCATCATCCTGAAGTATCAGGTTACATGACAACCGGAGGAACAGAATCCAATATCCAGGCGATCCGGTCAATGAGGAACATATTCCAGAGGAAGGACAAATGTCATAAACCCAATCTTGTCGTTCCTGATTCAGCGCATTTCTCATTTGATAAAGTATCCGATATCCTTGATATCGAACTTCGAAAAGCTACTCTTGATAAGGACCTGAAAGTTTCGATCGATTCTGTCAGATCTCTCATCGATGATAACACTATAGGCATGGTTGCGATCGCAGGTTCAACGGAATTCGGCCAGGTGGACCAGATAGATATCCTTTCTGATATTGCGCTTGAGAACAACATCTTCCTTCATGTTGATGCTGCGTTCGGGGGCTATGTACTTCCTTTCCTTGAAGAGCAACATGATTTCGATTTCAAATTGCCCGGAGTAACATCGATAGCAATTGACCCTCATAAGATGGGCCTGAGCACTATCCCGGCAGGAGTTCTTCTTTTCCGTGATCCGGGGCAGCTTGAGAGTCTCAGGGCCGATACTCCTTATCTGACGGTCTCGACCCAGTATACTTTGACCGGAACCAGAAGCGGAGCTGCGGTGGCAGCCACATATGCGGTTATGAACTTCCTGGGAAAAGAAGGTTACAGAAAAATTGTCGCGGATTGTATGGAAGCTACATACTATCTATTAGACAGACTTGCTGAGATCGGCATCTATCCATTGATAGAACCGGTGATGAATGTGGTTGCACTGGATATCCCGAAAGCTGATCTTATAAGAAGTACACTGGCAAAGGACTTCAACTGGCAGGTCTCCATCACACAGAACCCACATGGCCTCAGACTTGTGATAATGCCCCATGTGACCATAGAAATGATAGATTCTTTTGTGCAGGATCTGAGAACGGTCCTTGAAACTATTTAA
- a CDS encoding DNA-directed DNA polymerase II small subunit — MNEIDVLTAFIEEGYQISPEAVDLICSHCSPRELVAYVLENVDLSVLVIDVEHIDLEGFSSPVHVNEETFHLSEELPPGHPESSFDSSYQAPSMPEGFKSNYCNVESPVSVLSDITDNSTCVGEYMEFVQFFRNRYSRLSDIIRSRITSRPIESLKKGKGTNFRGSREAGEVSIIGMISDIKSTSNGHKIIEVEDPTGSFSVLIRMADKDLFEQASHFVLDEVVGFTGNLTNDGNLMIVQKVTLPDLPAVNPKKTGTFGKAVLTSDIHIGSNTFLEEPWEKFLDFLNGDTDNEALAAISKEIRYLLVAGDLVDGVGIYPGQDEELSILDVYDQYKKAGEYFSMIPKHIEIIISPGNHDAVRQAEPQPRLPENIRDYFPDNVTFVGNPSIVDLDGVKVMLYHGRSIDDLVASVPGVSYGEPTKAMVEMMKFRHLSPTYGSRVSIAPEKNDYFVIGNVPDILHCGHVHTIGVEWYKNVLLINSGTWQDQTEFQKRVNVVPTPAQVPVVDLETLKTTILKFDE; from the coding sequence ATGAATGAGATCGATGTTCTAACAGCCTTCATCGAGGAAGGCTATCAGATAAGTCCTGAAGCAGTGGACCTCATATGCTCCCATTGTTCCCCGAGGGAACTTGTGGCGTACGTACTTGAAAATGTGGATCTCTCAGTTCTTGTTATCGATGTAGAGCATATCGACCTTGAGGGTTTCAGTTCTCCGGTCCATGTGAACGAGGAGACCTTCCATCTGTCTGAGGAACTTCCCCCAGGTCATCCTGAAAGCTCATTCGACTCTTCATATCAGGCGCCTTCAATGCCTGAAGGATTCAAGAGTAACTATTGTAATGTTGAGAGTCCTGTATCTGTCCTCTCTGATATAACTGACAATTCCACATGTGTAGGGGAATACATGGAGTTCGTGCAGTTCTTCAGGAACCGCTACAGCAGGCTGAGTGATATCATCCGTAGCAGGATAACATCCCGTCCGATCGAGAGCCTGAAAAAAGGGAAGGGTACTAATTTCAGGGGAAGCCGGGAAGCCGGTGAGGTATCGATAATCGGAATGATATCCGATATAAAGAGCACCAGTAACGGTCATAAGATAATTGAGGTGGAGGATCCCACCGGTTCATTCTCGGTACTTATTCGCATGGCTGACAAGGACCTTTTCGAGCAGGCAAGTCATTTCGTACTGGATGAGGTTGTGGGATTCACAGGAAACCTGACAAACGATGGCAATCTCATGATCGTCCAGAAGGTCACTCTCCCTGACCTTCCTGCAGTGAATCCGAAAAAGACCGGAACTTTTGGAAAAGCGGTTCTGACCTCCGATATTCACATAGGCAGTAACACATTTCTTGAGGAGCCATGGGAGAAATTCCTCGATTTTCTTAACGGCGACACTGATAATGAGGCCCTGGCAGCTATCTCAAAGGAGATCCGTTATCTTCTGGTGGCAGGTGACCTTGTTGACGGGGTTGGCATCTATCCGGGACAGGATGAGGAACTCTCAATTCTGGATGTCTATGATCAATACAAAAAGGCCGGTGAATACTTCTCAATGATCCCGAAGCACATAGAGATCATCATCTCTCCCGGGAACCATGATGCAGTAAGGCAGGCCGAGCCACAGCCCCGACTTCCTGAGAACATAAGGGACTATTTCCCTGATAATGTGACTTTCGTAGGTAATCCTTCTATTGTGGACCTTGATGGCGTTAAAGTGATGCTCTATCACGGCCGTTCCATTGACGACCTTGTAGCTTCGGTTCCCGGTGTATCATACGGTGAACCCACAAAGGCAATGGTAGAGATGATGAAGTTCAGGCATCTCTCACCGACCTACGGAAGCCGTGTTTCCATTGCACCTGAAAAGAATGATTATTTCGTTATCGGGAATGTACCTGACATACTCCACTGTGGTCACGTTCATACCATAGGTGTTGAATGGTACAAGAACGTCCTTTTGATAAATTCCGGTACCTGGCAGGACCAGACGGAATTCCAGAAAAGGGTGAATGTGGTCCCCACGCCTGCACAGGTACCTGTGGTGGACCTTGAGACCCTGAAGACCACTATTCTGAAGTTCGATGAATGA
- a CDS encoding signal peptidase I produces the protein MSLKESYHAFKESDDFFVSLARDILTVLGAVLVFATFSQIVFGMWTPMVAVESGSMEPHMNIGDIIFIQSIDRTEVVTYEDGSDSSFSTFENYGNVILYKPYGQEGVTPIIHRAMYYVEKGDPMWEGGPEAPHAGYITKGDNSVTNRYYDQQGQVSYLMPVKEEWIIGIARYKVPYLGYLRLMIPSF, from the coding sequence ATGAGCTTAAAAGAGTCTTACCACGCTTTCAAAGAAAGCGATGATTTCTTCGTTTCGCTCGCGCGTGACATTTTGACCGTCCTGGGAGCCGTGCTGGTATTCGCAACCTTCTCCCAGATCGTCTTTGGGATGTGGACACCCATGGTAGCCGTGGAATCAGGAAGTATGGAACCGCACATGAACATCGGGGACATAATCTTCATCCAGAGCATTGACCGGACAGAGGTTGTTACTTATGAGGACGGCAGCGACAGTTCATTTTCAACGTTCGAGAACTATGGGAATGTGATACTGTACAAACCCTATGGCCAGGAAGGTGTCACACCCATCATCCATCGTGCAATGTATTACGTAGAGAAGGGCGACCCCATGTGGGAAGGCGGACCTGAGGCACCTCATGCCGGATATATTACAAAGGGCGATAACTCGGTGACTAACAGATACTATGACCAGCAGGGTCAGGTGAGCTATCTGATGCCGGTCAAGGAAGAATGGATCATTGGCATCGCACGTTATAAGGTACCATACCTCGGGTACCTCAGATTGATGATACCAAGCTTCTGA